In Arthrobacter citreus, a genomic segment contains:
- the nth gene encoding endonuclease III, whose translation MVKATGNDPSLLALKRRARKINRLLGELYPYSVAELDFTNAFELLIATVLSAQTTDIRVNAVTPVLFARYPDAKALAEADEADLQELIRPTGFFRAKAASIKALSTRLVDEYDGEVPDKLEELVTLPGVGRKTANVVLGNAFGIPGITVDTHFGRLSRRFGWTTSKDPVKVEEDVAELFEPKDWTPLSNRVVFHGRRVCHAKNPACGACAVAQLCPSYGEGETDPEKARKLLKYELAPGREELHARMMAAETRAQLRAAGFGLEA comes from the coding sequence GTGGTTAAGGCAACCGGGAATGATCCGTCCCTGCTCGCCCTGAAACGGAGGGCCCGGAAGATCAACCGGCTGCTGGGGGAGTTGTATCCCTACTCCGTGGCGGAGCTGGACTTCACCAACGCGTTTGAGCTGCTGATCGCCACTGTGCTGTCCGCGCAGACCACGGATATCCGGGTCAACGCGGTCACCCCGGTGCTGTTTGCCCGGTATCCGGACGCGAAGGCACTGGCGGAGGCCGACGAGGCTGACCTGCAGGAACTGATTCGCCCCACCGGTTTCTTCCGCGCGAAGGCCGCCAGCATCAAGGCGCTGTCCACCCGGCTGGTGGATGAATACGACGGCGAGGTCCCGGACAAGCTCGAGGAACTCGTCACGCTGCCCGGCGTGGGGCGCAAGACTGCCAACGTGGTGCTCGGGAACGCCTTCGGGATCCCGGGCATCACGGTGGACACCCACTTTGGCCGCCTTTCCCGCCGCTTCGGCTGGACCACCTCCAAGGACCCGGTGAAGGTCGAGGAGGATGTGGCCGAACTGTTTGAGCCCAAGGACTGGACTCCGCTGTCCAACCGCGTGGTTTTCCATGGCCGCCGGGTATGCCATGCCAAGAACCCGGCCTGCGGTGCCTGCGCCGTGGCGCAGCTTTGCCCCTCCTACGGCGAGGGCGAGACGGACCCGGAGAAGGCTCGGAAGCTGCTGAAGTATGAACTGGCGCCGGGCCGCGAGGAACTTCACGCCCGGATGATGGCTGCGGAAACCCGCGCCCAGCTGCGTGCCGCCGGGTTCGGCCTCGAAGCATGA
- a CDS encoding CoA pyrophosphatase, with the protein MSAYADLQALGVAAAARTTYFDANLELLRRSVDPATARRAAVLILFGNLDDKPSDFRSAGVPDELDVLLVERAATLNDHPGQVAFPGGGLDATDSGPEAAALREAREETGLDPDGVVVLGTLPEVGLPVSNFLVTPVLGWWDRPTPVDVVDYGESASVFRVPVADLLDPENRRTAVMRHGASAHRSPAFLVNGVLVWGFTGIILNAVLEELGWTLPWDSSREIVPVL; encoded by the coding sequence ATGAGCGCCTACGCGGATCTGCAGGCGCTGGGGGTAGCGGCAGCCGCCCGCACCACGTACTTCGACGCGAACCTGGAACTGCTGCGCCGCAGCGTGGACCCGGCGACGGCCCGCCGCGCGGCCGTGCTGATCCTGTTCGGCAACCTGGACGACAAACCCTCGGACTTCCGCTCCGCCGGGGTGCCGGACGAGCTCGACGTCCTGCTGGTGGAACGGGCCGCGACCCTCAACGACCACCCCGGACAGGTGGCGTTTCCCGGCGGAGGACTCGATGCCACGGACTCCGGGCCGGAAGCGGCAGCGCTGCGGGAAGCCCGGGAGGAAACGGGACTGGACCCGGACGGCGTCGTCGTGCTGGGCACCCTGCCGGAGGTGGGCCTGCCCGTCAGCAACTTCCTGGTGACGCCGGTGCTGGGCTGGTGGGACCGGCCCACGCCCGTGGACGTGGTGGACTACGGCGAGTCAGCATCCGTGTTCCGGGTGCCGGTGGCGGACCTGCTTGATCCGGAAAACCGCCGCACCGCCGTGATGAGGCACGGGGCCAGCGCGCACCGCTCGCCGGCGTTCCTCGTGAACGGGGTGCTGGTCTGGGGTTTTACCGGCATCATCCTCAACGCAGTGCTGGAGGAACTGGGCTGGACCCTGCCCTGGGACAGCAGCCGGGAAATCGTGCCGGTCCTGTAG